Within the Barnesiella intestinihominis YIT 11860 genome, the region TCTAAGAGCACCCTTTTCCAACGACCGTTGGCTGCGCTGTCCAATTCTTGCAGGGCGACGACATCGGCATCGAGCGCTTTAAGTATGTTTGCGAACCGTTTGGTATTCAAATTATTGAGGCTTCCCGGATCTGTGCCGCCTTTGCAGTAGTGGGTGTTGTAGGTGAGTAATCGGATTACTCCGTCTTGCTTGGGATAGGTTTGAGAGAAAGAGTTTGACGCACAAAGTAATCCGGCTAATAATAATGTGATGCTTTTCTTTGTAATTTTCATAATTTATAAATAAAAAGTAATTATATAAAGATGTTATTTACTTGTGGGATTTAAGAATCTAGATAACGATAATTGGACGTATTTATGGAAATGTAACATAAATGTTGTCCAACTATCGTTATTGCCTGTCATTGGTCTTTTTTCCTACTAAGGGTCGGAAATGTCATTGCCGGTTTGTTAGAAATCGAGGCCATCGTCCCAGTTTGGATTTTGAGAGAGCGTCCCGTTGCTAAGTAGCCGTTCTTGGGTGGGGATAGGATATAGATAGTCCCTATCTTCTCTCCATTGGCGGGGTTCTTTCTCGATGTCGTGGCAGATGATGTTGCCTTTGTCTCCATCGGTCAAGACGAACTCGTCTCCCAGTTTGTAGAATTTGCGAATGTTCTTTACAGAGGGCTTTTTGCCGGTGTATATGCAGATGTCCACTTTTTCTTTGTCACCCACGGTTCCATCGTTCATGTCGAACACGTCGTAGCGGTTTTCGCCCGATCCTTTTGTCAACCCGGGGAAATACATTCCTTTGTACGGTTGTTCGAATATTTTTCCTTCTTTCCATCGGATAATGTCGTAGTAACGGAATCCTTCGAGAAGCAGTTCGATGGTGCGTTCGCGACGTATTTCGAGGATTACTCCTTTGTTAGGGCCTGTAACGTTTTGATACCCGCTTTCCAGAGCGCACAGATAGGGGTCGGGATTTGCGTTGGCAGCGTCCATATCGATGTTGGGCATGCCCACGCGGTCGCGGATTTTCTTGATGGAGATTTTGAGGTCGTCCTGTGTCAAGGTTCCTAACTCGGCTTTCGCTTCGGCGTAGTTCAAGTAGACTTCGGCGGCGCGGAACAGAATGTAGTCGTTGGAAGATCCTAAGTATCCGTCGCCCGATGCATCGGTTACCCATTTGGTGATTTGGTATCCGGTGGTCGAAGCTCCGAAGTTGGGAGATGATACGGTGGTACTGTTGATACGCATGTAGCCCGGGCCTACGACGGTTTGTGTGAGGCGGGGGTCGCGGTTCTGCATTTCGTCGTAGTATTGCATGGTCTCATAGCCGGGTTGGTCGGTGAAGCGGTCACCGTTGGTCATGAGGTAGCTGTTTACGATTTTCTTGTTCATGCCGGGACGTCCGTAGGTGGGTGACAACGTGTTTGCGTTTGCCTCGTGCATGACATTTTGAGCCCGGTCGTAGTCACGAGCCAATATAACTTCTTCTTCGATGGCGTTCATCGAGGAGAAAAGGTCTCGATAGGGTTGTGCTCCTGTTTTGTAGATGGCGTAGGGGGCATTGTCGATAAACAGTTTGGAAGCCGTGGCGCACTCGTCCAAGAACTTTTCATAGCCGGGAATCCCATGATATTTACGGTATGTGCCTTCGAACAGACATATTCTCGATTTGAGGGCTAGGGCGGTCCAATGGGTTACGTTGTATAGGTCTTTTTTGTCGGAGATGTTATTGATGGCATAAGTGAGGTCGTCAAGGATTTTATCCATGATGAAGTCGCGGCTGTCTCGTGGCCTGAACAACTCGGGATCGGTGGAGGAAAGTTCTCTGTCGAACCAAGGCACTTCGCCGAAACGTTTCACTTTTTCGAAATAGAAATATGCTCTGAAAAAGCGGGCTATACCATCGAAATGCTCTCTTGCATCGACATCGTCGCAGCGCACCGAGTGGCTTAGATAGAAATTGACAGCTCTGAGGTATTCCCAGTTCCAGCCTCCGCCAGATGTGGGTACGGTGCGTATGCCTTGTACTTCGGCCGGTAGATTGAATGTGCAAACGACATCGGCCGATTCGGTATATCCCGAAGCTGCACCGGGAAACATTCCGTAGAATTGGTTGGTCGCACTGCGTAATTCATCGGCGTTGTTGTAGTAGGTTTCCGGGGATATGGCATCGAGAGGGTATTCATCTAACATATCGGAACAACCGGCAGTGCCCGATAAAAGGGCAATGAAACTATATAATATAATGTTCTTTTTCATGATGATAGTGGTTAAAAAGTTATATCAAGTCCGAATGAAAATACTTTGGAAAAAGGATAAGTTCGGGCGTCGCTGTTTACTGTGATTTGCTCGGGGTCGATATAGTCTGATTTCAGTTTTGTCCAAGTGAATAGGTTGTCTCCACTGAAATATACTCTTAACCGGTCGAGTTTAATTTTCGAGGTCCATTCTGTGGGTAGGGTATAGCCTACGGTCAGATTTTTTAATCGGCAATAGGCTATGTTTTGGAGATATCGGTCGTTTTTGTGAGCCAACGAACGGTTGCCTTGTGCGGCGTATCCTCTGATTTTGGGGAGATAGGCATCCGGATTTTCTTCGGACCAGACGTTGTCCAAGAAATTGGCGGGTACGAAAGAGGAATAGGGTCGTGCAAAACCTCCCCAGAACATCATGTTGTTTCCATCGGGGTAGCGGTGTTGCCGACCGACTCCTTGAAAGAAGGCCGAGATGTCTATTCCGTTCCAGCTGAGTCCGATGTTGGCGTTGTAGAGATATCGGGGTTCTTTGTTACCGATGATGACCATGTCACCACGATTGTCGGCCGTTTTTTCACCGTCGTCGATGCGGCCGCTTCCGTCGATGTCTACATATCTGGGGTCACCGGCTTGTAGTCCTTTGTAGTCGCCTACTGCCGTAACGAATATGTTTTCGCAGACGTAACTATTGTCTACGGCTTTGGCATAGGCGGCTGCTTCTTCGTCAGTCTGGAAAAGTCCATCGATTTTGTAACCCCAGATTTCGCCGATGGTCATACCTTCGTAGTAGCTCGATTTTGCGAATTCTTTCATGGGATTGTCGA harbors:
- a CDS encoding RagB/SusD family nutrient uptake outer membrane protein encodes the protein MKKNIILYSFIALLSGTAGCSDMLDEYPLDAISPETYYNNADELRSATNQFYGMFPGAASGYTESADVVCTFNLPAEVQGIRTVPTSGGGWNWEYLRAVNFYLSHSVRCDDVDAREHFDGIARFFRAYFYFEKVKRFGEVPWFDRELSSTDPELFRPRDSRDFIMDKILDDLTYAINNISDKKDLYNVTHWTALALKSRICLFEGTYRKYHGIPGYEKFLDECATASKLFIDNAPYAIYKTGAQPYRDLFSSMNAIEEEVILARDYDRAQNVMHEANANTLSPTYGRPGMNKKIVNSYLMTNGDRFTDQPGYETMQYYDEMQNRDPRLTQTVVGPGYMRINSTTVSSPNFGASTTGYQITKWVTDASGDGYLGSSNDYILFRAAEVYLNYAEAKAELGTLTQDDLKISIKKIRDRVGMPNIDMDAANANPDPYLCALESGYQNVTGPNKGVILEIRRERTIELLLEGFRYYDIIRWKEGKIFEQPYKGMYFPGLTKGSGENRYDVFDMNDGTVGDKEKVDICIYTGKKPSVKNIRKFYKLGDEFVLTDGDKGNIICHDIEKEPRQWREDRDYLYPIPTQERLLSNGTLSQNPNWDDGLDF